Proteins found in one bacterium genomic segment:
- the rimO gene encoding 30S ribosomal protein S12 methylthiotransferase RimO has translation MSGQGIKGTVKIITLGCAKNEVDSEEIAGVLRQEGFVLDGTASRPDVIVINTCGFLEAAKREALAVIKDAIQDKKRGKTKKVIVAGCLPQRLGEALVKDLPEVDAFIGVGQMSRFGEIVGNTLGLTQRLIDIQAPHHRWADVGTRARAGAPWSAYLKISEGCDHECTFCTIPSFRGPHISKPMERILEEARLLASEGTQEINLIAQDSSQYGHDYYQRLMLPDLLRDLSRIEGLHWIRPLYCYPTRVSDALIDTLASLPNTCHYFDIPLQHADKEVLRAMKRPGDAQTYLKLLERMRLAMPDVAIRTTFIVGFPGETEEQFNRLLEFIKDANFDRAGAFLYSAESGTPSAEMPNQVPQRLKRERYSQVMQLQQKISLAKNKEWEGRVMEVLIEARSAKSPNYSIGRSYRDAPEIDGQVFIKDCAAPLGTFIKAKITQAAEYDLFAEMA, from the coding sequence ATGAGCGGGCAAGGGATTAAGGGTACGGTTAAGATAATTACGTTGGGGTGCGCTAAGAACGAAGTTGATAGCGAAGAGATCGCGGGGGTCTTGCGCCAAGAAGGGTTCGTTCTTGATGGGACGGCGTCTCGTCCCGATGTGATAGTTATAAATACCTGTGGGTTTCTTGAGGCGGCTAAACGTGAGGCGTTGGCGGTCATCAAAGATGCCATTCAGGATAAAAAGCGTGGCAAAACTAAGAAAGTGATCGTGGCGGGGTGTTTGCCACAGCGGTTGGGCGAAGCGCTTGTGAAGGATTTGCCGGAAGTCGATGCCTTTATCGGCGTCGGCCAGATGTCCCGATTTGGCGAAATTGTCGGCAATACCCTTGGTTTAACTCAACGCCTGATTGATATTCAAGCCCCTCATCACCGATGGGCAGATGTAGGAACGCGGGCTAGAGCAGGCGCGCCATGGTCGGCATATTTAAAGATTTCTGAGGGGTGCGACCATGAATGTACTTTTTGCACCATCCCTTCTTTCCGCGGGCCTCATATCAGCAAACCGATGGAACGAATTCTTGAGGAAGCGCGTTTACTAGCTTCCGAAGGAACTCAGGAAATTAATTTAATCGCCCAAGACAGCAGTCAGTATGGCCATGATTATTATCAACGCTTGATGCTGCCCGATCTTTTGCGTGATTTAAGCAGAATCGAGGGTTTGCATTGGATCCGCCCTCTCTATTGCTACCCTACTCGTGTGAGCGATGCCCTTATCGATACCCTCGCTTCATTGCCGAATACATGTCATTATTTTGATATCCCGCTTCAACATGCCGATAAGGAAGTTCTGCGGGCGATGAAACGGCCAGGTGATGCGCAGACCTATTTGAAGCTATTAGAAAGAATGCGCTTGGCCATGCCCGATGTGGCGATTCGAACGACTTTTATCGTAGGGTTCCCAGGAGAGACTGAGGAGCAGTTTAACCGCCTTCTTGAGTTCATCAAAGATGCCAATTTCGACCGTGCGGGCGCATTCCTCTATTCCGCCGAGTCAGGCACTCCTTCGGCAGAGATGCCTAACCAAGTTCCTCAGCGTCTTAAGCGAGAGCGTTACAGCCAGGTGATGCAGCTTCAACAGAAGATTTCATTAGCCAAGAATAAAGAGTGGGAAGGCCGCGTGATGGAAGTCTTAATTGAAGCCAGAAGCGCGAAAAGCCCCAATTACTCCATCGGCCGCAGCTATCGCGATGCCCCGGAAATCGACGGCCAAGTCTTCATAAAAGATTGCGCCGCCCCTCTAGGCACATTCATCAAAGCCAAAATCACCCAAGCCGCCGAATATGACCTCTTTGCAGAGATGGCGTAG
- a CDS encoding iron-sulfur cluster assembly accessory protein translates to MAISLTERAAQEVKSLLTQQSCSDASLRIWVEGSGCSGLQYGMALDDQPAEEGELFFESFGVKVVIDPLSMQYMDGAEVDFIDDPAGGGFKIENPNQVGCGCGSKDGEEGESGCGGCKGS, encoded by the coding sequence ATGGCGATATCACTAACCGAGCGAGCTGCACAGGAAGTCAAGTCTTTGTTGACTCAACAAAGCTGTTCAGATGCCTCTTTGCGCATTTGGGTGGAAGGCAGCGGATGCTCAGGTTTACAATATGGAATGGCATTGGACGATCAACCGGCCGAAGAAGGAGAACTGTTCTTTGAATCGTTCGGCGTCAAAGTCGTTATCGACCCCTTAAGCATGCAATACATGGACGGCGCAGAGGTCGACTTCATCGATGATCCTGCCGGCGGCGGCTTCAAAATCGAAAACCCCAACCAAGTTGGCTGCGGTTGCGGCAGCAAGGATGGCGAAGAAGGCGAAAGCGGCTGCGGAGGCTGCAAGGGCAGCTAA
- a CDS encoding dihydropteroate synthase has protein sequence MLIVGERINTSRKVKGEPVIENAVKNRDADFIKDIAIKQFKAGSTYIDINAGTLTSGEPEALEWLTKVVMEAVDAPISFDTPNPDALELALNAYDPSKGQPLINSITAEKERYEKILPFVLKHKAKVIALAMDDGGIKPEPAKRLAVARKLVQDLTAAGVPIEDIYVDPLTFPIGTGSDVAVTMLDIIEKLHTEFPGVHIIAGLSNISHGMPVRKLLNQAMTILCMGKGLDAGIVDPNDRYLMALIAATESLLGLDDFSMQYITLAREGAFEDL, from the coding sequence TTGCTTATAGTTGGCGAAAGAATTAATACTAGTCGTAAGGTAAAAGGCGAACCGGTTATCGAAAATGCCGTTAAGAACCGTGACGCTGATTTTATAAAGGATATCGCGATAAAGCAGTTTAAGGCAGGTTCGACTTATATCGATATAAATGCCGGAACGCTTACTTCGGGTGAGCCTGAAGCTTTGGAATGGCTTACAAAGGTTGTAATGGAAGCGGTCGACGCTCCGATTTCTTTTGATACGCCTAATCCCGATGCGCTGGAACTCGCGTTGAATGCCTATGATCCAAGCAAAGGCCAGCCGCTAATCAATTCGATTACGGCAGAGAAAGAGCGCTATGAGAAAATACTCCCATTCGTTTTGAAGCACAAGGCAAAGGTTATTGCCCTTGCCATGGACGATGGCGGTATTAAGCCGGAACCCGCAAAGCGTTTGGCTGTTGCGAGAAAGCTTGTGCAAGACCTTACTGCTGCAGGAGTGCCGATTGAGGACATTTATGTCGATCCGCTTACTTTCCCGATTGGCACTGGCAGCGATGTTGCTGTAACCATGCTTGATATCATCGAGAAACTGCACACTGAGTTTCCTGGAGTGCATATCATTGCAGGTCTAAGCAATATTTCCCACGGTATGCCGGTTCGCAAGCTATTGAATCAGGCAATGACAATTCTATGCATGGGCAAGGGGCTTGACGCTGGTATAGTCGATCCCAACGATCGCTATCTAATGGCTCTTATTGCGGCAACCGAATCCCTGCTGGGGTTAGATGATTTCAGTATGCAATATATAACGCTCGCACGTGAGGGAGCATTCGAAGATCTTTAG